From a region of the Phaseolus vulgaris cultivar G19833 chromosome 6, P. vulgaris v2.0, whole genome shotgun sequence genome:
- the LOC137832199 gene encoding uncharacterized protein isoform X2 → MSKKALSILMRARMKPNDRTNISLSSIPLANATSQMQQQQNSRQNESPGEGNAVPNDSGNSEREFKRVRASMHSAISMNKTEVLDDVLNNFSEGYFTLSHENRRKLLLVLAREYDLNRSQVRDLIKQYLGLEPPVDKTQVIGSEDEGLFSPFYRIERNLRHALQPVYEVLFERLNTHPGGLRILSILREDVLTILGEENIASLRALDSYLKEKFVTWLSPAALELHQITWDDPASLLEKIVAYEAVHPISNLLDLKRRLGIGRRCFGYLHPAIPGEPLIFIEVALLKDVAQTIQEVLWDSPPIPESETTCALFYSISSTQPGLAGINLGKFLIKRVVTQVKREMPHISTFATLSPIPGFMSWLLSKLAASQTPLVEGVNLSQSQAEGSSSTFYENILKPEEEETLMSLSKDIATGKNGMDLMFNLLTSTSSKWIHSPELRSALKAPLMRLCARYLLQEKKRGKALDSVANFHLQNGAMVERINWMADRSEKGLSQSGGIMVNYVYRLDHIEEYAHSYFSNGEIQASSDLLHRFVDPQ, encoded by the exons atgagcAAAAAAGCTTTGTCCATTTTGATGCGCGCCAGAATGAAGCCCAACGATCGTACAAACATTTCTCTCTCGTCCATTCCTCTTGCT AACGCGACGAGTCAAATGCAGCAGCAGCAGAATTCCCGCCAAAACGAATCTCCAGGCGAAGGAAATGCGGTGCCTAATGACTCCGGCAACTCCGAGAG AGAGTTTAAGCGTGTCCGTGCCTCAATGCACTCTGCTATATCGATGAACAAAACAGAAGTTCTTGATGATGTTCTTAATAACTTCTCGGAG GGTTATTTTactctttctcatgaaaaccgTCGCAAGTTGCTTCTTGTCCTTGCCAGAGAGTATGATCTCAATCGATCACAAGTGCGTGACCTGATAAAGCAGTATCTTGGACTTGAACCACCTGTTG ACAAAACTCAAGTGATCGGCTCTGAAGATGAAGGCTTGTTTTCTCCTTTCTATCGCATTGAGAGGAATTTGAGGCATGCCCTTCAGCCAGTTTATGAAGTTCTCTTTGAGCGTCTCAACACTCATCCTGGAGGGTTGAGGATCTTATCCATTCTTCGAGAAGATGTCCTAACCATTCTCGG AGAGGAAAATATTGCATCTTTGAGAGCATTGGATTCTTATTTAAAGGAAAAATTTGTTACATGGCTTAGTCCTGCTGCCTTAGAGCTTCACCAGATTACATGGGATGATCCGGCTTCTTTGCTGGAGAAAATTGTTGCTTATGAA GCTGTTCACCCTATTAGCAATCTTCTAGATCTTAAGAGAAGGCTCGGAATTGGCCGTCGTTGTTTTGGGTATTTACATCCAGCTATCCCTG GTGAACCCCTAATTTTCATTGAAGTTGCACTGCTGAAGGATGTTGCTCAGACAATACAG GAAGTTTTGTGGGATAGTCCTCCTATACCTGAAAGTGAGACCACATGTGCCTTGTTCTACTCTATATCATCAACTCAG CCTGGCTTGGCAGGGATCAACTTAGGAAAATTTCTTATCAAACGAGTTGTAACACAGGTGAAAAGAGAGATGCCGCACATTTCT ACCTTTGCAACTCTTAGTCCCATCCCGGGATTCATGTCATGGCTTTTATCCAAGTTAGCAGCATCTCAGACACCACTTGTTGAAGGAGTCAATTTGTCTCAATCGCAAGCCGAGGGATCTAGTTCCACTTTCTATGAAAATATACTTAAACCCGAGGAAGAAGAAACACTTATGAGTTTATCCAA GGATATTGCCACGGGAAAAAATGGAATGGATTTGATGTTCAACTTGCTTACTTCTACATCCTCTAAGTGGATCCATTCTCCAGAACTTCGGTCAGCATTAAAAGCTCCTTTGATGCGTTTATGTGCCAG GTACCTTCTGCAAGAGAAGAAAAGAGGAAAAGCTTTGGACTCTGTAGCAAATTTTCACTTGCAAAATGGAGCG ATGGTTGAAAGAATAAATTGGATGGCTGATCGATCAGAAAAAGGTCTTTCCCAAAGTGGAGGGATCATGGTGAACTATGTGTATAG GTTGGATCACATTGAAGAATATGCCCATTCATACTTCAGCAATGGTGAAATTCAGGCCTCAAGTGATCTACTACATCGCTTTGTTGAT CCACAGTGA
- the LOC137832198 gene encoding protein STRUBBELIG-RECEPTOR FAMILY 8 yields MPAPPSPLSPSLAFIFLALLPLSLANTDSSDVQALEVMYNALNSSTQLTGWRIGGGDPCGESWKGVTCEGSAVVSIELSGLGLDGTLGYLLSNLMSLRKLDLSDNKIHDTIPYQLPPNLTSLNLARNNLSGNLPYSFSAMVSLNYLNLSSNALSMTVGDVFASLSDLGILDLSFNNFSGDLPPSFGALTNLSSLFLQKNQMTGSLSVLVGLPLDTLNVANNNFSGWIPREISSIHHFIYDGNSFENTPAPLPPGLTSPPPNGSHNHHHSGSGSHNTTEASDNENSDGHTGLTVGAVVGIVLGSVVVAAIVLLALFFFIQKRKGKKTGARNFSGSLPHGVINVTPQMQEQRVKSAAVVTDLKPRPAENVSVERLPAKSGSVRHMKSPITSTSYTVASLQSATNSFSQEFIIGEGSLGRVYKADFPNGKEMAIKKIDNSALSLQEEDNFLEAVSNMSRLRHPNIVTLTGYCAEHGQRLLVYEYIGNGNLHDMLHFSEDSSGKDLSWNARVRIALGTARALEYLHEVCLPSVVHRNFKSANILLDEELNPHLSDCGLAALTPNTERQVSTQMVGSFGYSAPEFALSGVYTVKSDVYSFGVVMLELLTGRKPLDSSRIRSEQSLVRWATPQLHDIDALAKMVDPTLNGMYPAKSLSRFADIIALCVQPEPEFRPPMSEVVQALVRLVQRASVVKRRPSDDSGTGHKTPEHEAIDMSF; encoded by the exons ATGCCTGCTCCTCCTTCCCCTCTTTCTCCCTCCCTCGCTTTCATCTTCCTTGCTCTGCTTCCTCTTTCCCTTGCCAACACTGACTCTTCTGATG TTCAAGCTCTCGAGGTTATGTACAATGCGTTGAATAGTTCAACTCAGTTAACGGGTTGGAGAATCGGCGGTGGTGATCCATGCGGAGAGTCATGGAAAGGGGTAACATGTGAAGGTTCAGCCGTTGTTTCCAT TGAGCTCTCAGGATTAGGACTCGATGGGACTCTGGGGTACCTGCTTTCGAACCTAATGTCACTCAGAAAGCT TGACTTGAGTGACAACAAGATCCATGATACAATACCCTACCAGTTGCCGCCAAATCTTACAAGCCT GAATCTTGCAAGAAATAATTTATCTGGAAATCTTCCTTATTCCTTTTCTGCCATGGTTTCTCTCAATTATTT GAATTTAAGCAGTAATGCACTCTCCATGACAGTTGGCGATGTTTTTGCTAGTCTTTCAGATCTTGGTATCCT GGATCTATCATTTAATAACTTCTCTGGGGATCTTCCTCCTTCATTTGGTGCATTGACCAATCTTTCTTCTCT ttTCTTGCAGAAAAACCAGATGACTGGCTCTCTTAGTGTTCTCGTTGGTTTGCCTTTGGATACTTT AAATGTTGCAAACAATAATTTCAGTGGATGGATACCTCGTGAGATTAGTTCCATACATCATTTCAT ATATGATGGAAATTCATTTGAGAACACTCCTGCTCCTCTTCCACCGGGATTAACTTCACCTCCTCCCAATGGATCTCACAATCATCATCATTCTGGATCTGGTTCACACAATACAACAGAAGCCTCTGATAATGAAAATTCTGATGGCCATACGGGTTTGACAGTGGGGGCTGTTGTCGGCATTGTGTTAGGTTCAGTAGTGGTGGCTGCTATTGTGCTGCTTGctctttttttcttcatccaaaaGCGAAAGGGGAAGAAAACAGGTGCAAGGAATTTTAGTGGGAGCCTTCCTCATGGAGTTATTAATG TAACTCCCCAGATGCAAGAGCAGAGGGTAAAAAGCGCTGCTGTAGTTACAGATCTCAAGCCTCGTCCAGCAGAAAATGTATCAGTTGAGAGATTACCTGCAAAAAGTGGATCTGTGAGGCACATGAAGTCCCCTATAACCTCAACATCGTACACAGTTGCTTCTCTCCAAAGTGCAACAAATAGCTTTAGTCAAGAATTTATAATTGGTGAAGGTTCTCTTGGCCGAGTTTACAAGGCTGATTTCCCAAATGGGAAG GAAATGGCTATCAAGAAGATCGACAACTCTGCACTGTCATTACAAGAGGAAGACAATTTTCTTGAAGCTGTTTCAAATATGTCACGCCTGCGGCACCCAAACATTGTGACATTGACTGGATATTGTGCTGAGCATGGCCAACGACTTCTAGTTTACGAGTATATTGGAAATGGAAATCTGCATGACATGCTCCATTTTTCTGAAGATAGCAGTGGCAAGGATTTGTCTTGGAATGCTCGTGTACGCATAGCACTTGGCACAGCCCGGGCTTTAGA GTATTTGCATGAAGTGTGCTTGCCTTCTGTTGTACATAGAAATTTCAAATCAGCAAATATATTACTTGATGAGGAGCTAAATCCTCACCTGTCTGACTGTGGTTTAGCTGCTTTGACTCCAAACACAGAGAGGCAG GTATCAACTCAGATGGTCGGTTCATTTGGTTACAGTGCTCCTGAGTTTGCATTATCAGGAGTATACACTGTAAAAAGTGATGTTTACAGCTTTGGGGTGGTTATGCTGGAATTGTTGACTGGTCGGAAGCCACTAGACAG TTCGCGAATTCGATCAGAGCAGTCACTTGTGAGGTGGGCTACACCCCAACTCCATGATATAGATGCCTTGGCGAAAATGGTGGATCCTACTTTGAATGGCATGTATCCTGCAAAGTCACTGTCACGCTTTGCTGATATCATTGCCCTCTGTGTTCAG CCGGAACCTGAATTTCGACCTCCAATGTCTGAGGTGGTGCAAGCATTGGTCCGGCTAGTGCAAAGAGCAAGTGTGGTTAAAAGACGACCCAGTGACGACTCTGGCACTGGTCACAAGACCCCAGAACATGAGGCCATAGACATGTCATTTTAA
- the LOC137832201 gene encoding chitin elicitor receptor kinase 1-like, with the protein MTTHSTTKPKAHHLFLLLIQLLISTRVKGKCDSGCDLALASYYISEGTNLTSISTLFGKPTSEILKYNPSVKDPNVIKSRTRINVPFSCECLNSVFLGHTFSYRIQHGNTYKVVADSVFSNLTTEDWVSRVNSYQSNNIPDNVNINVTINCSCGNRHVSKHYGLFLTFPLRLGDDLKGVAAESGVPAELLVRYNPTSDFSSGNGLVFVPAKDENGNFPPMLLRSGISSGAIAGIAVGGAAGVLILALVLYVGLHRRRKVAEVSLLAVPGASEDQCSPLYHGVGLGSSLDKASESSVVASPRLTGITVDKSVEFSYGELDKATDGFSVANIIGQGGFGSVYYAELRSEKAAIKKMDMQASNEFLAELKVLTHVHHLNLVRLIGYCVEGSLFLVYEYIENGNLSQHLRGSGRDPLTWGARVQIGLDAARGLEYIHEHTVPVYIHRDIKSANILIDKNFRAKVADFGLTKLTEYGSSSLHTRLVGTFGYMPPEYAQYGDVSSKVDVYAFGVVLYELISGKEAIVKTNDPESESKGLVALFEEVLGLSDPKENLRQLVDPRLGDNYPLDSVFKVSQLAKACTHENPQLRPSMRSIVVALMTLSSATEDWDVGSFYENQALVHLMSGR; encoded by the exons ATGACCACACATTCAACCACAAAACCAAAAGCACACCATCTTTTCCTTCTCTTAATTCAGTTGTTAATTTCCACAAGAGTCAAAGGTAAGTGTGATTCTGGTTGCGACCTTGCTCTAGCTTCCTACTACATAAGCGAAGGCACGAACCTCACTTCCATTAGCACTCTTTTCGGAAAGCCCACATCGGAGATTCTCAAGTACAACCCAAGCGTGAAAGACCCAAACGTGATTAAAAGCCGAACAAGAATCAACGTGCCGTTCTCGTGTGAGTGCTTAAACAGTGTGTTTTTGGGACACACTTTCTCGTACCGGATCCAACACGGGAACACCTACAAGGTGGTTGCGGACTCTGTTTTCTCGAACCTGACCACCGAGGATTGGGTGAGCAGGGTCAACAGTTACCAGTCCAATAATATTCCCGACAACGTCAACATCAACGTCACCATCAACTGCTCCTGCGGAAACCGACATGTGTCCAAGCATTATGGGCTGTTTTTGACGTTCCCGCTTCGGCTGGGTGATGACTTGAAAGGGGTTGCGGCGGAATCCGGTGTGCCGGCGGAACTGCTGGTACGCTACAACCCCACCTCCGATTTCAGTTCTGGGAATGGGCTCGTGTTCGTGCCGGCTAAAG ATGAAAATGGAAACTTTCCACCTATGCTGCTGAG ATCAG GAATATCTAGTGGAGCTATTGCCGGCATAGCCGTTGGAGGAGCTGCTGGGGTCTTAATTTTGGCACTTGTTCTATATGTTGGTCTACACAGAAGAAGGAAAGTGGCTGAGGTGTCCCTTCTCGCAGTACCAGGAGCATCTGAAGATCAGTGTAGTCCACTCTATCATGGTGTTG GTTTGGGAAGCAGCTTGGACAAGGCATCGGAATCTTCTGTTGTTGCTTCTCCAAGGTTGACAGGGATTACAGTGGACAAGTCAGTGGAGTTCTCATATGGGGAGCTAGACAAGGCCACTGATGGCTTTAGTGTGGCTAATATAATTGGTCAAGGTGGCTTTGGATCTGTTTACTATGCTGAGCTTCGGAGTGAG AAAGCTGCAATTAAAAAGATGGATATGCAAGCATCAAATGAATTCCTTGCAGAACTAAAGGTTCTAACGCATGTCCATCACTTGAACTTG GTGCGGTTAATAGGATATTGTGTTGAGGGCTCCTTATTTTTGGTTTATGAGTATATTGAGAACGGCAATTTAAGCCAACATTTGCGAGGCTCAG GGAGGGATCCGTTAACATGGGGAGCTAGAGTGCAAATTGGTCTTGATGCAGCAAGAGGATTGGAATACATCCATGAACATACAGTTCCAGTCTACATCCATAGAGATATAAAATCAGCAAACATTTTGATAGACAAAAACTTTCGCGCAAAG GTTGCAGATTTTGGTCTCACAAAATTGACTGAGTATGGTAGTTCTTCATTACACACGCGTCTTGTGGGTACCTTTGGTTATATGCCTCCAGA ATATGCACAATATGGTGATGTTTCCTCCAAAGTAGACGTATATGCTTTTGGAGTTGTTCTCTATGAACTCATATCAGGCAAAGAAGCTATCGTCAAGACAAACGATCCTGAGAGTGAATCAAAAGGACTAGTCGCCTTG TTTGAAGAAGTTCTTGGTCTCTCAGATCCAAAAGAAAATCTTCGTCAACTTGTTGACCCTAGACTTGGTGACAACTACCCTCTTGACTCTGTATTTAAG GTATCTCAGCTTGCCAAAGCATGTACACATGAAAACCCTCAACTTAGGCCAAGCATGAGATCAATTGTTGTCGCCTTAATGACACTTTCATCTGCAACTGAGGATTGGGATGTTGGTTCCTTCTATGAAAACCAAGCTTTAGTGCACCTTATGTCTGGAAGGTAG
- the LOC137832199 gene encoding uncharacterized protein isoform X1, translating into MSKKALSILMRARMKPNDRTNISLSSIPLANATSQMQQQQNSRQNESPGEGNAVPNDSGNSEREFKRVRASMHSAISMNKTEVLDDVLNNFSEGYFTLSHENRRKLLLVLAREYDLNRSQVRDLIKQYLGLEPPVDKTQVIGSEDEGLFSPFYRIERNLRHALQPVYEVLFERLNTHPGGLRILSILREDVLTILGEENIASLRALDSYLKEKFVTWLSPAALELHQITWDDPASLLEKIVAYEAVHPISNLLDLKRRLGIGRRCFGYLHPAIPGEPLIFIEVALLKDVAQTIQEVLWDSPPIPESETTCALFYSISSTQPGLAGINLGKFLIKRVVTQVKREMPHISTFATLSPIPGFMSWLLSKLAASQTPLVEGVNLSQSQAEGSSSTFYENILKPEEEETLMSLSKDIATGKNGMDLMFNLLTSTSSKWIHSPELRSALKAPLMRLCARYLLQEKKRGKALDSVANFHLQNGAMVERINWMADRSEKGLSQSGGIMVNYVYRLDHIEEYAHSYFSNGEIQASSDLLHRFVDVTDTA; encoded by the exons atgagcAAAAAAGCTTTGTCCATTTTGATGCGCGCCAGAATGAAGCCCAACGATCGTACAAACATTTCTCTCTCGTCCATTCCTCTTGCT AACGCGACGAGTCAAATGCAGCAGCAGCAGAATTCCCGCCAAAACGAATCTCCAGGCGAAGGAAATGCGGTGCCTAATGACTCCGGCAACTCCGAGAG AGAGTTTAAGCGTGTCCGTGCCTCAATGCACTCTGCTATATCGATGAACAAAACAGAAGTTCTTGATGATGTTCTTAATAACTTCTCGGAG GGTTATTTTactctttctcatgaaaaccgTCGCAAGTTGCTTCTTGTCCTTGCCAGAGAGTATGATCTCAATCGATCACAAGTGCGTGACCTGATAAAGCAGTATCTTGGACTTGAACCACCTGTTG ACAAAACTCAAGTGATCGGCTCTGAAGATGAAGGCTTGTTTTCTCCTTTCTATCGCATTGAGAGGAATTTGAGGCATGCCCTTCAGCCAGTTTATGAAGTTCTCTTTGAGCGTCTCAACACTCATCCTGGAGGGTTGAGGATCTTATCCATTCTTCGAGAAGATGTCCTAACCATTCTCGG AGAGGAAAATATTGCATCTTTGAGAGCATTGGATTCTTATTTAAAGGAAAAATTTGTTACATGGCTTAGTCCTGCTGCCTTAGAGCTTCACCAGATTACATGGGATGATCCGGCTTCTTTGCTGGAGAAAATTGTTGCTTATGAA GCTGTTCACCCTATTAGCAATCTTCTAGATCTTAAGAGAAGGCTCGGAATTGGCCGTCGTTGTTTTGGGTATTTACATCCAGCTATCCCTG GTGAACCCCTAATTTTCATTGAAGTTGCACTGCTGAAGGATGTTGCTCAGACAATACAG GAAGTTTTGTGGGATAGTCCTCCTATACCTGAAAGTGAGACCACATGTGCCTTGTTCTACTCTATATCATCAACTCAG CCTGGCTTGGCAGGGATCAACTTAGGAAAATTTCTTATCAAACGAGTTGTAACACAGGTGAAAAGAGAGATGCCGCACATTTCT ACCTTTGCAACTCTTAGTCCCATCCCGGGATTCATGTCATGGCTTTTATCCAAGTTAGCAGCATCTCAGACACCACTTGTTGAAGGAGTCAATTTGTCTCAATCGCAAGCCGAGGGATCTAGTTCCACTTTCTATGAAAATATACTTAAACCCGAGGAAGAAGAAACACTTATGAGTTTATCCAA GGATATTGCCACGGGAAAAAATGGAATGGATTTGATGTTCAACTTGCTTACTTCTACATCCTCTAAGTGGATCCATTCTCCAGAACTTCGGTCAGCATTAAAAGCTCCTTTGATGCGTTTATGTGCCAG GTACCTTCTGCAAGAGAAGAAAAGAGGAAAAGCTTTGGACTCTGTAGCAAATTTTCACTTGCAAAATGGAGCG ATGGTTGAAAGAATAAATTGGATGGCTGATCGATCAGAAAAAGGTCTTTCCCAAAGTGGAGGGATCATGGTGAACTATGTGTATAG GTTGGATCACATTGAAGAATATGCCCATTCATACTTCAGCAATGGTGAAATTCAGGCCTCAAGTGATCTACTACATCGCTTTGTTGATGTAACGGATACTGCTTAG
- the LOC137832197 gene encoding uncharacterized protein, with protein MAALISKRLLRCSSGSLPSLGRSYFNSRNAGSSSFYKSRDVFSRLSGERLLSAECSLVRKMIRQFSTSILTPGPDEGAFPSDLLSKKTLAASERTIGLCQDLLIPVTNFHNEDKGFMVLHGDVFDLPIRKDIIHRVVRWQLAKRQQGTHCTKTISEVSGTGRKPWNQKGTGKARHGTLRGPQFRGGATMHGPKPRSHAFKVNKKVRRLGLKIALSARAAEGKLLIFEDLEVPTHKTKNIVNYYNQMENTKKLLLVDGGPIDEKLKLSTQNLHYVNILPAIGLNVYSILLHDTLVMSRAAVTRIVERMRTPINR; from the exons ATGGCAGCGCTGATTTCCAAAAGGTTACTACGTTGTTCTTCTGGGTCCTTGCCTTCACTAGGACGAAGCTACTTTAATTCACGTAATGCTGGGTCTTCCTCTTTTTATAAATCACGTG ATGTATTCAGCAGATTGTCTGGGGAAAGACTTCTTTCTGCAGAATGTTCTTTG GTCAGGAAAATGATCCGACAATTTTCTACTTCTATTTTAACTCCTGGACCTGACGAGGGTGCATTTCCGTCTGATTTATTGTCTAAGAAGACTCTAGCAGCATCTGAGCGTACTATAG GGCTTTGCCAGGATCTTTTAATTCCAGTTACCAACTTTCATAATGAAGACAAGGGCTTTATGGTTTTACATGGAGATGTTTTTGATTTGCCTATCCGGAAGGACATTATTCATCGTGTTGTTAGGTGGCAGCTTGCAAAACGACAACAG GGGACTCATTGTACAAAAACTATCAGCGAGGTCAGTGGGACTGGGAGAAAGCCTTGGAATCAAAAGGGAACTGGTAAAGCAAGGCATGGTACATTGCGTGGGCCTCAG TTTAGGGGTGGTGCCACCATGCATGGCCCTAAGCCTCGAAGCCATGCTTTCAAAGTCAATAAGAAGGTTCGGCGTTTGGGGCTAAAGATTGCCTTATCAGCTCGTGCAGCAGAAGGAAAG CTTCTTATCTTTGAGGATCTGGAGGTTCCCACACATAAAACCAAGAACATTGTGAATTATTACAATCAAATGGAGAACACCAAGAAACTTCTGCTTGTAGATGGCGGGCCTATAGatgaaaagttaaaattatcTACACAAAATCTACACTATGTTAACATACTTCCCGCCATT GGCTTGAATGTCTACAGCATTTTGCTGCATGACACGTTGGTGATGTCCCGAGCTGCGGTGACCAGAATTGTTGAGCGAATGCGCACTCCAATAAATCGTTGA
- the LOC137832200 gene encoding chaperonin-like RBCX protein 1, chloroplastic — MEFSATLPLSQLPYVYPETSRSNKIYPFWPCKQRSSQPTRLHCNKMFVPGFGEASPEAKAAKNLHNFFTFVAVKIVAAQLESYNPEAYEELIEFLGRHSLNDGDKFCATMFRESSRHKNLALRIMEVRSAYCKNDFEWDNLKRLALKMVTESNTRLMTEYVLETTIESEK, encoded by the exons ATGGAATTCTCTGCAACTCTACCGCTTTCTCAGCTTCCTTATGTGTACCCTGAAACATCCAGAAGCAACAAAATCTATCCCTTTTGGCCTTGCAAGCAAAGAAGCTCACAGCCAACACGCTTACACTGCAACAAGATGTTTGTACCAG GATTCGGAGAAGCATCACCGGAAGCAAAGGCGGCCAAAAACCTCCACAATTTCTTCACCTTTGTAGCAGTGAAGATTGTTGCTGCTCAACTTGAG AGCTACAATCCTGAAGCATATGAGGAGCTGATTGAATTTCTTGGTCGACACTCGTTGAATGATGGTGACAAATTCTGTGCCACCATGTTCAGAGAATCATCAAGACATAAGAACTTAG CCCTACGCATAATGGAA GTGAGATCGGCATACTgcaaaaatgattttgaatggGACAACTTGAAGCGCCTAGCTCTCAAG ATGGTCACAGAATCTAACACGAGGCTCATGACGGAATATGTCTTAGAAACCACTATTGAAAGTGAGAAGTGA